One Stigmatopora argus isolate UIUO_Sarg chromosome 20, RoL_Sarg_1.0, whole genome shotgun sequence genomic region harbors:
- the LOC144066113 gene encoding uncharacterized protein LOC144066113 yields FSCSVCGKTFTQKGNLKIHTRTHIGEKPFSCSVCGRTFSQKRSLKEHLIAHTGEQPFVCSVCGHRFATEAKLKKHIRTHTGEKLFSCSVCGKAYSHQHHLKNHTRTHTGEKPFMCSVCGQTFTQKGSLKTHARTHTGEKPFSCSVCGRAFSQLTNLKIHTRTHTGEKPFSCQVCGRGFAEKGNLNNHARIHTGEKPFSCSVCDRTFSHKRSLKQHLITHTGENGVVCSVVATDLIPKSN; encoded by the coding sequence ttttcatgctcagtttgtggtaaaacatttacacagaaaggaaatttgaaaatacacacaagaacccacattggtgaaaaaccattttcgtgctcagtatgtggtcgaacattttcccagaagagaagcttaaaagaacacttaataGCTCACACTGGAGAACAACCTTTtgtctgctcagtttgtggccaCAGATTTGCTACTGAAGCCAAATTAAAAAAGCACATAAGAACGCACACAGGTGAGAAactattttcgtgttcagtttgtggtaaagcctatTCTCATCAGCATCATTTAAAaaaccacacaagaacccacactggtgaaaaaccatttatgtgctcagtttgtggccaAACTTTCACAcaaaagggaagcttaaaaactcacgcaagaacccacactggcgaaaaaccattttcgtgctcagtttgtggtcgggcTTTTTCTCAATTGacgaatttaaaaatacatacaagaacccacactggtgaaaaaccattttcctgccaAGTTTGTGGTAGAGGATTCGCAGAGAAGGGCAATTTAAATAATCAcgcaagaatccacactggtgaaaaaccattttcgtgctcagtttgtgatcgaacattttcccataagAGAAGCTTAAAACAACACTTAAttacccacactggagaaaatGGGGTTGTCTGTTCAGTCGTGGCCACAGATTTGATACCAAAATCAAACTAA